One region of Peribacillus simplex genomic DNA includes:
- a CDS encoding CheR family methyltransferase encodes MKDTLTIEEREDIEIELLLEAIYSVSGFDFRKYMRSSIKRRVENRMRLDHIRRISGMIEMVLYEKGYVEKLLKDFSINVTEMFRDPEFFKAFRLNIVPLLKNLPEIRIWHAGCSTGEEAFSMAIILKEEGLYDKARIYATDMNDEVLSHAEKGILPLNRMQSYTKNYLHAGGNQEFSEYYTTDYQNAYLDSSLLKNIVFFQHNLVTDGSFNEFHIIMCRNVMIYFTGELQTYVNQLFYDSLCKDGFLAVGSKETLHTSSFSEDYEDFDSKERIYRKL; translated from the coding sequence ATGAAGGATACTTTAACGATTGAAGAAAGAGAAGATATAGAAATCGAATTATTGTTAGAGGCCATTTATTCCGTTTCCGGCTTTGACTTTCGCAAGTATATGCGTTCTTCAATTAAAAGAAGAGTTGAAAATAGAATGAGACTGGATCATATTCGCAGGATTAGCGGAATGATAGAAATGGTTTTATATGAAAAAGGCTATGTCGAGAAGCTTTTGAAGGATTTTTCAATAAATGTTACAGAAATGTTTCGCGATCCGGAATTCTTTAAAGCTTTTCGTTTGAATATCGTTCCGCTTTTGAAAAACCTTCCCGAAATCAGAATATGGCATGCTGGTTGTTCGACCGGTGAAGAAGCCTTTTCCATGGCGATCATCCTCAAGGAAGAAGGACTTTATGATAAGGCAAGGATTTATGCCACTGATATGAATGATGAAGTCCTCAGTCATGCGGAAAAAGGAATATTACCATTAAATAGAATGCAGTCTTATACAAAAAACTATCTGCATGCTGGCGGTAACCAAGAATTTTCGGAGTATTACACAACCGATTATCAAAATGCCTACCTTGATTCGAGTCTCCTTAAAAACATTGTGTTTTTCCAGCATAATTTAGTTACTGATGGTTCGTTCAATGAATTTCATATCATAATGTGCCGGAATGTGATGATTTACTTTACCGGTGAATTACAGACCTATGTTAATCAGTTGTTTTATGACAGTCTTTGTAAAGACGGTTTCCTTGCGGTTGGCAGTAAGGAAACACTTCATACATCATCCTTTTCGGAAGATTATGAGGACTTTGACTCAAAGGAACGGATTTATCGGAAATTGTAA
- a CDS encoding PP2C family protein-serine/threonine phosphatase, whose product MTILIVDDNQVNLFVIEKILKRAGYTDFLSLTSAVEMFEYLQVDSPQPKETSVDIILLDIMMPEIDGIEACRRLQSIPHLKDIPVIFVTALEDSNKVAEALDVGGIDYIMKPINKIDLLARIRVGLRLKYEKDWHKMQDEKIRNELDLSMQVQSSLLSEPIRNDHLTIRASYLPANKLAGDMYYWHRIDENRYGIILLDMMGHGISASLVCMFISSVLRDAIRTHTDPVAVINEMNRWMSTLNKEDNLVHYYFTAIYLLIDTEQKTVEYVNAGHPPGFALIDDGKVASLSKGTCPVGFFTEMKIGKSIIHYEEKIQLMLFTDGVMEAIDREGTEGLSQIKEAVSTRWLDCKETPPIDFLMPPKMQQDQPDDMCVVVIQAN is encoded by the coding sequence ATGACGATTCTAATCGTAGATGATAACCAGGTTAACCTTTTCGTTATAGAGAAAATTCTAAAGCGAGCTGGCTATACGGACTTTCTATCATTAACTTCAGCTGTTGAGATGTTTGAATATTTACAGGTGGATAGTCCGCAACCTAAAGAGACTTCAGTTGATATCATTCTGCTTGATATTATGATGCCGGAGATCGATGGGATAGAGGCATGCAGGAGGCTTCAAAGTATTCCTCACCTTAAAGATATACCGGTTATTTTTGTGACCGCTCTTGAAGATTCAAACAAGGTGGCCGAGGCACTTGATGTGGGCGGTATTGATTATATAATGAAGCCTATCAATAAAATAGATTTACTTGCGAGAATTCGCGTGGGTTTAAGACTTAAATATGAAAAAGATTGGCATAAAATGCAGGATGAAAAAATTCGCAACGAATTGGATCTCTCCATGCAGGTTCAAAGCAGTTTATTAAGTGAGCCCATTAGAAATGACCACTTAACTATAAGAGCATCATACTTACCTGCGAATAAATTGGCAGGGGATATGTACTATTGGCACCGTATTGATGAAAATCGGTATGGGATCATCCTGTTGGATATGATGGGGCATGGCATTTCCGCCTCACTTGTGTGTATGTTCATTTCTTCAGTTTTGAGAGATGCCATCAGGACACATACTGATCCAGTGGCAGTCATAAACGAAATGAATCGCTGGATGAGTACCCTTAATAAAGAGGACAACCTAGTGCATTATTATTTTACCGCGATTTATTTGCTCATTGATACAGAGCAAAAGACAGTGGAATATGTGAATGCTGGACATCCTCCAGGCTTTGCTTTAATAGATGATGGAAAAGTGGCATCACTTTCAAAAGGGACATGTCCAGTTGGTTTCTTTACCGAGATGAAGATAGGAAAATCCATCATTCATTATGAAGAGAAGATTCAGCTTATGCTATTTACGGATGGAGTCATGGAAGCTATTGATCGGGAAGGGACAGAAGGGCTCAGCCAAATAAAAGAAGCGGTCTCGACGAGATGGTTAGATTGTAAAGAAACTCCCCCTATTGATTTTTTGATGCCCCCGAAAATGCAGCAAGATCAACCAGATGATATGTGTGTTGTAGTTATTCAAGCAAATTAA
- a CDS encoding CsbD family protein produces the protein MSGLSDKVKSTVNKVKGETKDQVGNAKNDPHLQAEGKVDKLKGNLQDNISKLKNNR, from the coding sequence ATGAGCGGTTTATCAGACAAAGTAAAAAGTACTGTAAATAAGGTTAAAGGTGAAACGAAAGACCAGGTCGGAAACGCGAAAAATGATCCTCACTTACAAGCAGAAGGTAAAGTCGATAAATTAAAAGGCAATTTACAGGATAACATTAGTAAATTGAAAAATAACCGTTGA
- a CDS encoding alpha/beta hydrolase: MKAAMVIPGAESFFLPGNSIGILICHGFNGTPQSVRYLGEKFAAKGFTVFAPRLAGHGTNEGEMETSHYQEWIQDVEMAYAKLKRTCTKVFAIGQSMGGALVLDLATKVACDGILTINAALQVPEYEIYRNQLVPRFIPEGKPDIKDDTTKEVTYDQVPSKAINQLLDIMEHTSQLLKNITCPILLFHSPEDHVVPDLCSYQIYETVMSSDKEMVPLENSYHVASLDHDKDHIIERSCQFIQKQNKRATIAS; this comes from the coding sequence ATGAAAGCAGCAATGGTAATACCAGGTGCGGAATCTTTTTTCTTACCCGGCAATTCTATCGGTATCCTTATTTGCCATGGTTTTAACGGAACACCACAAAGCGTAAGGTATTTAGGTGAAAAATTCGCTGCCAAAGGCTTTACTGTCTTCGCTCCCAGATTGGCGGGCCACGGAACGAATGAAGGTGAAATGGAAACGAGCCATTATCAAGAATGGATACAAGATGTTGAAATGGCCTATGCAAAGTTAAAGCGAACCTGCACCAAAGTATTCGCTATTGGCCAATCAATGGGAGGAGCTCTTGTCCTGGATTTAGCGACAAAAGTGGCTTGTGACGGGATTCTAACCATCAATGCCGCTCTTCAAGTTCCCGAATATGAAATATACCGTAACCAATTGGTTCCACGCTTCATTCCTGAAGGCAAACCAGACATAAAAGATGATACGACCAAAGAAGTCACATATGACCAAGTTCCGTCAAAAGCGATTAATCAATTGCTCGATATAATGGAACATACCAGTCAACTACTTAAAAACATTACGTGCCCAATACTCCTCTTCCATTCTCCAGAAGATCACGTTGTACCAGACCTATGTTCCTATCAGATTTACGAAACTGTCATGTCCAGCGATAAGGAAATGGTGCCCCTTGAAAATTCATATCATGTGGCCTCATTGGATCATGATAAAGATCATATCATTGAACGGTCATGTCAATTTATTCAAAAGCAAAATAAAAGGGCAACAATCGCTTCTTAA